Proteins encoded in a region of the Sander lucioperca isolate FBNREF2018 chromosome 4, SLUC_FBN_1.2, whole genome shotgun sequence genome:
- the LOC116050957 gene encoding uncharacterized protein LOC116050957, translating to MMDKTFALRRQEVVAEAPMIADFKTRWPALFNVREVSAEFKRITTIHLQSKFFSELDVHSANLMKAYAKKCGVQGRKIKTIMAPITQTDTIEVRREWILKGLCVYLNEDPEKLVKQYLDVDESSQMAIAETVFGIFVIQQEGAEPGDDPTDVGIVLEGVEVMSELGSVAFAVVMLLGLVYALNLSYPQELKYTFEVLQKIIMELDGNKLSNKGQVLKTLLSR from the exons ATGATGGACAAGACCTTTGCACTCAGAAGGCAAGAGGTAGTTGCGGAGGCCCCCATGATAGCGGATTTCAAAACAAGGTGGCCAGCTCTCTTCAATGTGCGTGAG gtGAGTGCAGAGTTCAAGAGAATCACAACGATCCATTTGCAGTCAAAGTTCTTCTCTGAGCTTGATGTTCACTCTGCAAACCTGATGAAGGCATATGCCAAGAAATGTGGAGTTCAAGGGAGAAAAATCAAGACCATCATGGCACCCATAACCCAG ACTGACACTATTGAAGTCAGAAGAGAATGGATCCTCAAAGGTCTCTGCGTGTACCTTAATGAAGATCCAGAGAAGCTGGTGAAGCAATACCTG gaTGTCGATGAAAGCAGTCAAATGGCCATAGCGGAGACAGTATTTGGAATCTTTGTCATTCAACAAGAAGGTGCAGAGCCTGGCGATGACCCCACGGATGTTGGGATTGTCCTGGAGGGGGTGGAAGTGATGAGTGAGTTGGGCAGTGTAGCTTTTGCTGTGGTGATGTTGCTGGGTCTTGTCTACGCGCTAAACCTGAGCTACCCCCAGGAGCTCAAGTACACTTTTGAGGTTCTGCAGAAGATCATTATGGaattggatggaaacaaactatCGAACAAAGGACAAGTTCTCAAAACACTGCTTTCCCGTTAA